One segment of Paenibacillus rhizovicinus DNA contains the following:
- a CDS encoding MraY family glycosyltransferase, translated as MKYGLSALVCFAIVAILVPILRKYAIRFGFVDRPNARKIHKAPVPLMGGAALYFGVVVTLFMFQGITPLSLTICIGGFILVVIGLIDDASKSRGADFPVWPRVIAYMAVAAIPLLFDIEIEGLSSPHGMIIFPHWLGIVSSIIWVFALINMINFIDGVDGLASGVSTLSSLTLFIAALFKQQYPTALLAVILVAACAAFLFYNFYPARIFMGDAGATFLGYALAVTAVDGAFKSATLVTVAVPFLALGVPILDTAIVMLRRLLSGKGLHRADKLHTHHVLMKWGLTQIQTVSFIYLVAALFSLLSLVLLLALS; from the coding sequence ATGAAATATGGATTGTCGGCACTCGTTTGTTTTGCAATTGTTGCTATACTGGTTCCGATTCTTCGCAAGTATGCAATCCGGTTTGGATTCGTCGATCGTCCGAACGCCCGCAAGATTCATAAAGCTCCGGTACCGCTTATGGGTGGTGCTGCACTTTATTTCGGCGTTGTGGTTACGCTGTTTATGTTCCAGGGCATTACACCGCTTAGTTTGACGATTTGTATAGGGGGATTCATTCTTGTCGTCATTGGGCTCATAGACGATGCGTCTAAGTCGCGTGGCGCCGATTTCCCGGTGTGGCCGCGCGTCATTGCTTATATGGCCGTAGCTGCAATCCCGTTGTTATTCGATATTGAAATCGAGGGGCTGTCGAGTCCGCACGGGATGATTATATTTCCGCATTGGCTCGGCATCGTTAGTTCGATTATTTGGGTGTTTGCTCTAATTAATATGATCAATTTTATTGATGGCGTAGATGGATTAGCTTCAGGCGTGTCGACGTTATCGTCCTTGACGTTATTTATTGCGGCGCTGTTCAAACAACAATATCCGACTGCGCTGCTCGCGGTTATTCTGGTTGCTGCTTGCGCGGCCTTCTTGTTTTATAATTTCTACCCGGCACGAATCTTCATGGGCGACGCCGGAGCGACGTTCCTTGGATACGCGTTGGCGGTTACCGCAGTCGACGGTGCATTTAAAAGCGCAACGCTCGTTACGGTAGCAGTGCCGTTCCTGGCGCTTGGAGTACCTATATTAGATACGGCAATCGTGATGCTGCGCAGACTGTTGTCGGGCAAGGGCCTGCATCGTGCCGACAAGCTTCATACCCACCACGTACTTATGAAATGGGGGCTTACACAGATCCAAACGGTCTCCTTCATTTATTTAGTCGCTGCGCTTTTCTCTCTCCTGTCGCTCGTTCTGCTGCTGGCCTTAAGCTGA
- a CDS encoding pro-sigmaK processing inhibitor BofA family protein, with protein sequence MKTIWMVSLLASSVLLILVVVRNRLSFRWLRRFGLHLVAAALVLYILNYSGVIPGFEVPLNPATIGTVVLLGLPGIALVLGLQMVLF encoded by the coding sequence ATGAAGACAATTTGGATGGTCAGTTTGCTTGCATCGTCTGTATTACTGATCCTGGTCGTCGTGCGCAATCGCTTGTCATTCAGGTGGTTAAGAAGGTTTGGACTGCATTTAGTGGCGGCAGCGTTGGTCTTATATATACTTAACTATTCAGGTGTTATTCCGGGCTTCGAAGTCCCCCTTAATCCCGCGACGATCGGTACAGTTGTGCTGTTAGGCTTGCCGGGAATCGCACTCGTTCTTGGTCTGCAGATGGTGTTATTTTAG
- a CDS encoding YaaL family protein translates to MWNWLKRKKRTANLMRKNEQQEQLELIEEINTAKREWENARRFFEYAVDSDQIDYAVFAISSAEKRYEMLIRKAKRMPVQWTLPKGGVMQ, encoded by the coding sequence ATGTGGAATTGGCTTAAGCGGAAGAAACGGACTGCGAATTTGATGCGGAAGAATGAACAGCAGGAGCAATTGGAACTTATCGAGGAAATCAATACGGCCAAGCGGGAGTGGGAGAATGCGCGACGCTTCTTTGAGTATGCGGTGGACAGTGATCAGATTGATTACGCGGTCTTTGCGATATCCTCGGCCGAGAAGCGATATGAAATGCTGATTCGAAAAGCGAAACGGATGCCCGTTCAATGGACGCTTCCGAAGGGCGGTGTTATGCAATGA
- the recR gene encoding recombination mediator RecR, with protein sequence MYYPEPIAKLIDAFSRLPGIGPKTAARLAFHTLKMKEDDVIDFAKALVSVKRNLHYCSVCCNITDTDPCRICQDKSRDQSIICVVQESRDLVAMERTKEFEGQYHVLQGAISPMEGIGPDEIKIAELLRRLSDETVQELILATNPNIEGEATAMYLSRLVKPFGIKVTRIAHGLPVGGDLEYADEVTLSKALEGRRELG encoded by the coding sequence TTGTACTATCCCGAACCGATAGCCAAACTTATTGATGCCTTCAGCCGATTGCCTGGCATTGGTCCGAAGACGGCGGCCAGATTGGCCTTTCATACCCTCAAGATGAAAGAAGACGACGTCATCGACTTTGCCAAAGCTCTCGTAAGCGTCAAGCGCAACCTTCATTACTGCTCCGTCTGCTGCAATATTACGGACACGGATCCATGCCGGATTTGCCAAGACAAAAGCCGGGACCAATCGATTATTTGCGTCGTTCAGGAATCCCGGGACTTGGTCGCCATGGAGCGGACGAAAGAGTTTGAAGGGCAATATCATGTGCTCCAAGGGGCAATCTCTCCGATGGAGGGCATCGGCCCGGACGAGATCAAAATCGCCGAGCTGCTGCGCCGCTTGAGTGACGAGACCGTCCAGGAACTGATTTTGGCGACGAACCCGAATATCGAAGGCGAAGCGACGGCGATGTATTTATCGCGGCTCGTGAAGCCGTTCGGTATTAAAGTGACGCGTATAGCCCATGGCCTGCCGGTTGGCGGCGATTTGGAATATGCGGACGAGGTTACATTGTCCAAAGCGCTTGAAGGACGCCGAGAATTAGGCTGA
- a CDS encoding YbaB/EbfC family nucleoid-associated protein, translating into MSNNMNQMMKQVKKMQEQMLKAQEELGTKIIEGTAGGGVVTVIVNGHKNVQSISIKPEAVDPDDIEMLQDLVLTAVNDALNKADELANKDMGKFTGGMKIPGLF; encoded by the coding sequence ATGAGCAACAACATGAACCAAATGATGAAGCAAGTGAAGAAGATGCAAGAGCAAATGCTGAAAGCGCAAGAAGAGCTGGGCACCAAGATTATTGAAGGCACTGCTGGCGGCGGCGTTGTAACCGTCATCGTTAACGGCCACAAAAACGTTCAAAGCATCTCGATTAAACCAGAAGCGGTTGATCCCGACGATATCGAAATGCTGCAGGATCTCGTCCTGACCGCCGTCAACGATGCATTGAACAAAGCAGACGAGCTGGCTAATAAAGACATGGGCAAATTCACGGGCGGCATGAAAATCCCGGGTCTATTCTAA
- the dnaX gene encoding DNA polymerase III subunit gamma/tau, producing the protein MSHIALYRAWRPQTFQDMVGQQHIIQTLQNAIREDRVSHAYLFNGPRGTGKTTTAKVLAKAINCEQGPSTEPCNVCDACRGITAGTVMDVVEIDAASNRGIDEIRDIRDKVRYAPSEVRFKVYIIDEVHMLTSEAFNALLKTLEEPPAHVIFILATTEPHKLPATIISRCQRFDFRQVSLPEQTARLRQICAEEGISADEDALAYVARLSDGGMRDAISLLEQVSAYGGEHITLNDAVEVTGGLAAEQFEQLAEAVRDRNAGAILPLVEGLMQAGKSADKCLENLVYYFRDLLVLKLAPQGKASTERIVDQDKYRTMAASFSSELLFRMIDVLNQYQLEIRHAALPQTIFEVALMKICTLQDASGGRSHEGEASSDASSPGASSGEVQRLQQRIDSLERKIEQMVQSGVRPEGGAGQEQSGGAGRGGGKGTNNFGAKSAAGGLGGSIARVKLDPFLAAAESQATGQVRMKWADILQRVKGHNISTHAWFVNGEPVSAAENTILVAFKNSIHRETTEKPANREVIERVLQEVYNRPVRLATVMLKEWQTAAEKGPAPAGELTLLQEDEQGGPPPEPEWVEEAVKLFGEDLVVVEDN; encoded by the coding sequence ATGTCACATATAGCTTTATACCGTGCCTGGCGTCCGCAGACGTTCCAGGATATGGTCGGCCAACAGCATATTATTCAAACGCTGCAAAACGCGATCCGCGAGGACCGGGTTTCGCATGCGTACTTATTCAACGGCCCGCGCGGGACGGGGAAGACGACGACGGCCAAAGTGTTGGCCAAAGCGATCAACTGCGAACAGGGGCCATCGACGGAACCGTGTAACGTGTGCGATGCTTGCCGGGGAATTACGGCAGGCACGGTCATGGATGTCGTGGAGATCGATGCCGCATCCAACCGCGGGATTGATGAAATTCGGGATATACGGGATAAGGTCCGGTATGCCCCGTCGGAAGTCCGCTTTAAAGTGTATATTATAGATGAAGTCCATATGCTCACATCGGAGGCGTTTAACGCGCTTCTCAAGACGCTGGAAGAACCGCCGGCGCATGTTATATTTATATTGGCTACGACTGAACCGCATAAGCTTCCGGCCACGATCATCTCTCGCTGCCAGCGGTTTGACTTCCGTCAGGTGTCGCTGCCGGAGCAGACGGCGCGCCTGCGTCAAATCTGCGCCGAGGAAGGTATTTCGGCGGACGAGGACGCGCTGGCTTATGTCGCAAGGCTTTCGGACGGCGGGATGCGCGATGCCATTAGCCTGCTGGAACAGGTATCCGCTTACGGCGGCGAGCATATTACGCTCAATGATGCGGTAGAGGTAACGGGCGGGCTGGCCGCCGAGCAGTTCGAGCAGCTGGCCGAAGCGGTTCGCGACCGAAACGCCGGCGCGATCCTGCCGCTTGTCGAAGGTTTGATGCAGGCCGGCAAGAGTGCCGACAAATGCCTGGAGAATCTCGTTTATTACTTCCGGGATCTGCTGGTATTGAAGCTGGCCCCGCAAGGAAAAGCATCGACCGAACGGATTGTCGATCAGGATAAGTACAGAACCATGGCGGCCTCTTTCAGTTCAGAGCTGCTGTTCCGGATGATTGACGTGCTCAACCAATATCAGCTTGAAATTCGCCATGCCGCGCTGCCGCAAACGATTTTCGAAGTTGCGCTGATGAAGATTTGCACCTTGCAAGACGCTAGCGGCGGCCGCTCCCATGAAGGGGAGGCTTCATCCGATGCTTCCTCGCCAGGAGCATCCAGCGGCGAGGTTCAACGACTGCAGCAGCGGATCGATTCGCTGGAACGCAAGATCGAGCAAATGGTTCAGTCCGGCGTTCGTCCTGAAGGCGGCGCAGGCCAAGAGCAATCTGGCGGAGCCGGACGCGGAGGCGGCAAGGGCACGAACAACTTCGGCGCCAAGAGCGCTGCAGGCGGGCTGGGCGGTTCCATAGCCCGGGTGAAGCTGGATCCGTTCCTTGCAGCCGCGGAGAGCCAAGCGACGGGGCAGGTGCGCATGAAATGGGCGGATATTCTGCAACGCGTGAAAGGGCACAATATTTCCACGCATGCTTGGTTCGTGAACGGCGAGCCTGTCTCGGCGGCAGAGAACACCATTTTGGTCGCGTTCAAGAACTCGATTCACCGCGAGACGACCGAGAAACCGGCCAACCGCGAAGTGATCGAGCGCGTGTTGCAGGAAGTGTACAACCGTCCGGTGCGGCTCGCGACTGTCATGCTTAAAGAATGGCAGACCGCCGCCGAGAAGGGGCCGGCTCCTGCAGGCGAATTGACTTTATTGCAGGAAGACGAGCAGGGCGGTCCGCCGCCTGAACCGGAATGGGTCGAGGAAGCCGTCAAGCTCTTCGGCGAAGATCTTGTCGTTGTCGAAGATAACTAA
- the rpmE gene encoding 50S ribosomal protein L31, producing MKQGIHPTYHVTSVTCACGNTFESGSIKQNLRVEICSACHPFFTGKQKFLDAGGRVDKFKKKYGI from the coding sequence ATGAAACAAGGTATTCATCCGACATACCACGTCACGTCAGTAACTTGCGCTTGCGGCAACACTTTCGAGTCCGGTTCGATCAAACAGAACCTGCGCGTAGAGATTTGCTCCGCTTGTCACCCATTCTTCACGGGTAAGCAGAAGTTCCTGGATGCCGGCGGTCGCGTCGACAAATTCAAGAAGAAATACGGTATCTAA
- a CDS encoding radical SAM protein: protein MNLVYADEQGNLFDHPDWIALGRSGDMVVELMEDELIPLPDGATMVGLPHTRPIGIHAASGEMRPLPGNYQAVGALLPQGFTRLCIPGYMKTDKAQKLPLFGYSAVVWKDGGFYVAAQKCDDPERWNPLNCDPKELNVGVERLLAKYPENRLYQHLSNCALGYECLTASNTFLQRWEGAVPVSFSCNAGCYGCISEQPDDSGFPAPQTRMNFKPTVQELVDVMMEHLNAPDSIISFGQGCEGEPSTQARIIIGAMREVRSRTSMGYININTNAGLTDHIRGIVDAGLNLMRVSTISALDDHYNAYYKPRGYTLANVEKSLRYATDKGVYTSINYLIFPGVTDREEEIEAMLGFVKRTGLKLIQMRNLNIDPESYLELIPKAQGEIYGMKQMLEIFADELPDVVIGSYTHVPPAPLKQPL from the coding sequence ATGAATCTCGTATATGCAGACGAACAAGGCAATTTGTTCGATCACCCCGATTGGATCGCTCTCGGCCGCAGCGGCGACATGGTCGTTGAGCTGATGGAAGACGAACTGATCCCGCTGCCTGATGGCGCGACTATGGTTGGCCTGCCGCATACGCGTCCCATCGGCATTCATGCCGCTTCGGGCGAAATGCGTCCGTTGCCGGGCAACTATCAAGCTGTAGGCGCATTGCTGCCGCAGGGCTTTACCCGATTGTGCATCCCCGGCTACATGAAGACGGATAAGGCACAGAAGCTCCCGCTGTTCGGCTATTCGGCCGTTGTATGGAAAGATGGAGGCTTCTACGTCGCCGCGCAGAAATGCGATGACCCGGAACGCTGGAATCCGCTGAATTGCGATCCGAAGGAACTGAACGTCGGCGTCGAGCGTCTGTTGGCCAAGTATCCGGAGAACCGGCTGTACCAGCATCTTTCGAATTGCGCGCTCGGCTATGAGTGCTTGACCGCGTCCAATACTTTCTTGCAGCGCTGGGAAGGAGCCGTCCCGGTATCGTTCTCTTGCAATGCCGGCTGTTATGGCTGTATTTCGGAACAACCGGACGACAGCGGATTTCCCGCGCCGCAGACACGGATGAACTTCAAGCCGACGGTGCAAGAGCTCGTCGACGTGATGATGGAGCATTTGAATGCACCGGATTCCATCATCAGCTTCGGGCAAGGCTGCGAGGGCGAACCGTCCACGCAGGCCAGAATTATCATCGGCGCCATGCGCGAAGTACGCAGCCGCACTTCGATGGGCTACATCAACATCAACACGAACGCGGGGCTGACCGATCATATCCGCGGTATCGTGGACGCCGGTCTGAACCTGATGCGCGTCAGCACCATCAGCGCGTTGGACGACCACTATAACGCCTACTACAAACCGCGCGGCTATACGCTTGCGAACGTAGAGAAGTCGCTTCGCTATGCGACGGACAAAGGCGTGTACACCTCGATCAACTATTTGATTTTCCCGGGCGTTACCGATCGGGAAGAGGAGATCGAAGCGATGCTCGGTTTCGTGAAGCGGACGGGACTGAAATTGATTCAGATGCGGAATCTGAACATCGATCCCGAGAGCTACCTGGAGCTGATTCCGAAGGCGCAAGGCGAAATCTATGGCATGAAGCAAATGCTTGAGATTTTCGCTGACGAGCTTCCGGATGTGGTCATCGGATCCTATACGCACGTTCCTCCGGCTCCATTGAAGCAGCCGCTGTAA
- the rho gene encoding transcription termination factor Rho: MSELQITDLEVMKLTELYKLAKQHQIQGYGQLKKRELIFAILRAQAEQSGLMFMQGVLEILPEGFGFLRPINYLPSTEDIYISASQIRKFDLRTGDLVSGKCRAPKENERYFGLLQVNAVNGESPEHAAERLHFPALTPLYPEKKLVLETAQPRLSTRIMDLLAPVGLGQRGLIVAPPKAGKTQLIKEIANSISINNPEIDLFVLLIDERPEEVTDMSRSVKGEVVASTFDELPENHIKVAELVLERALRLVEHKKDVVILLDSITRLARAYNLVVPASGRTLSGGIDPAAFHRPKRFFGSARNVEEGGSLTILATALIETGSRMDDIIYEEFKGTGNMELHLDRKLADRRIFPALDIRRSGTRREEMLLTKEQLDKVWAIRKNMNDSIEFIDGFLKKLADTKDNEEFLASLDTSNVTPPAPPRGRPSSGSSSSGSSNGAPRRPSPRSTTVT, from the coding sequence ATGTCTGAACTTCAGATCACGGATCTTGAAGTGATGAAGCTCACGGAGCTTTATAAGCTGGCCAAGCAGCACCAGATTCAGGGCTATGGCCAACTGAAGAAGAGAGAATTGATTTTTGCGATTTTACGCGCGCAAGCGGAACAAAGCGGCCTTATGTTTATGCAAGGCGTACTTGAGATTTTACCGGAAGGCTTCGGATTTCTGCGGCCGATCAACTATTTGCCGAGCACGGAGGATATTTACATTTCGGCCTCTCAGATTCGCAAGTTCGATCTCCGCACAGGTGATTTAGTATCCGGCAAGTGCCGGGCTCCCAAAGAGAATGAACGTTATTTTGGACTCCTTCAGGTTAATGCCGTCAACGGAGAAAGCCCCGAACATGCTGCAGAACGTCTTCATTTTCCAGCCCTGACTCCTCTCTATCCCGAGAAGAAACTCGTTCTCGAAACCGCCCAGCCCAGACTTTCAACGCGTATCATGGACTTGCTCGCCCCTGTCGGCTTAGGACAGCGCGGACTTATCGTTGCCCCGCCGAAAGCGGGTAAGACGCAGCTTATCAAGGAAATTGCTAATAGCATTTCAATTAACAATCCCGAGATCGATCTTTTCGTGCTGCTGATTGACGAGCGTCCGGAGGAAGTAACGGATATGTCGCGTTCGGTCAAAGGCGAAGTCGTCGCATCGACATTCGACGAATTGCCCGAGAATCATATTAAAGTGGCGGAATTGGTGCTGGAGCGCGCGCTGCGTCTGGTCGAGCACAAGAAAGACGTTGTCATTCTCCTGGACAGCATCACGCGGCTCGCGCGCGCATACAACTTGGTCGTGCCGGCATCGGGCCGAACGCTGAGCGGCGGTATCGATCCTGCGGCTTTCCATCGTCCGAAACGGTTCTTCGGTTCCGCGCGGAACGTGGAAGAAGGCGGCAGCTTGACGATTCTGGCGACGGCGCTTATCGAGACGGGTTCCCGTATGGATGACATCATTTATGAAGAGTTTAAAGGTACGGGCAATATGGAGCTGCATCTTGACCGGAAACTGGCGGATCGCCGTATTTTCCCTGCGCTGGATATCCGTCGTTCGGGTACCCGCCGCGAAGAGATGCTGCTGACCAAAGAACAGCTCGATAAAGTATGGGCAATTCGCAAGAACATGAACGATTCCATTGAATTTATCGACGGCTTCCTGAAGAAGCTGGCGGATACGAAGGATAATGAAGAGTTTCTGGCTTCGCTCGACACGTCGAACGTGACGCCGCCGGCACCGCCGAGAGGCAGACCAAGCTCGGGCAGCAGCTCGTCGGGCAGTTCAAACGGCGCGCCGCGTCGTCCGTCTCCGCGTTCCACGACAGTAACCTAG
- a CDS encoding UDP-N-acetylglucosamine 1-carboxyvinyltransferase, which produces MEKLMIRGGRPLRGTVQISGAKNSAVALLPASILAESTVTLDNLPHLSDVAVYSEILEELGGVVEWSGDSIVIDPSAMVSKPMPNGKVKLLRASYYLMGAMLGRFGEATIGLPGGCNFEPRPIDQHIKGFEALGATVTNDHGSIRIVAKELRGAKIYLDVVSVGATINIMLAASRAKGFTIIENAAKEPEIIDVATLLNAMGAKIKGAGTETIRIEGVEQMHGCRHSIIPDRIQAGTYMIMAAATRGDMLIDNVIPKHMEAITAKLQEMGVHVYEMDESIRIVGQPSYEAIDVKALVYPGFATDLQSPMTSLLTQTTGVSILSDYVYSSRFKHVPELSRMGANIRVEGRSAIVEGCKLNAAKVRAADLRAGAALVVAALTVDDGVTEITGVEYIDRGYDNLVENLRMLGADVWRE; this is translated from the coding sequence ATGGAAAAATTGATGATTCGCGGCGGACGCCCGCTGCGCGGCACCGTGCAAATCAGCGGTGCGAAGAACAGCGCCGTTGCGCTTCTGCCCGCGTCGATATTAGCGGAGTCAACGGTAACGCTGGACAACCTGCCTCATCTGAGCGACGTGGCGGTATACAGCGAGATTTTGGAAGAGCTGGGCGGCGTTGTGGAATGGAGCGGCGACTCCATCGTCATTGACCCTTCGGCCATGGTATCGAAACCGATGCCGAACGGGAAAGTCAAACTGCTGCGCGCCTCGTACTACTTGATGGGCGCCATGCTTGGACGTTTTGGAGAAGCGACGATCGGTTTGCCGGGCGGTTGCAATTTTGAACCTCGTCCGATTGACCAGCATATCAAAGGTTTTGAAGCTTTGGGTGCGACAGTTACGAACGATCACGGGTCCATACGCATTGTGGCCAAAGAACTTCGCGGCGCTAAGATTTACCTTGATGTTGTCAGTGTTGGAGCGACCATTAATATCATGCTTGCGGCCTCGCGGGCCAAGGGCTTCACGATTATTGAAAACGCGGCGAAAGAGCCTGAAATCATAGATGTAGCTACGCTTCTTAACGCCATGGGCGCCAAAATCAAAGGGGCCGGAACGGAAACGATCCGAATTGAAGGCGTCGAGCAGATGCACGGCTGCCGCCACTCTATCATCCCTGACCGGATTCAAGCGGGAACGTACATGATTATGGCCGCGGCAACGCGCGGCGATATGTTGATCGACAATGTTATTCCGAAGCATATGGAAGCTATTACGGCCAAGCTCCAGGAGATGGGCGTCCATGTATATGAGATGGACGAATCCATTAGAATCGTAGGACAACCGTCATACGAAGCCATCGACGTGAAAGCCCTCGTATACCCCGGGTTTGCCACGGATTTGCAATCCCCGATGACCAGCCTGCTCACGCAGACGACAGGCGTAAGCATTTTGAGCGATTATGTGTACAGCAGCCGTTTTAAGCATGTCCCCGAGTTATCGCGCATGGGCGCGAACATTCGAGTAGAAGGCCGATCGGCCATTGTCGAAGGCTGCAAGCTGAATGCTGCGAAAGTCCGTGCCGCCGATCTGCGGGCCGGAGCCGCGCTCGTTGTAGCCGCGCTTACGGTCGATGACGGTGTAACGGAAATTACGGGCGTCGAATACATCGACCGCGGCTACGATAATTTAGTCGAGAACCTGCGCATGCTAGGCGCGGACGTTTGGCGCGAATAG
- a CDS encoding response regulator, which produces MENKKVLIVDDQNGIRILLMEVFGSEGYETFQAPNGKLALEIVRNESPDLVLLDMKIPGMDGLEILKHVKAINKEIKVIMMTAYGELDMIKEATDHGALMHFTKPFDIDEMRLAVNMQLRSGESGGWYAVGS; this is translated from the coding sequence TTGGAAAACAAGAAAGTCTTGATTGTCGATGATCAGAATGGCATTCGTATCTTGTTGATGGAAGTATTCGGCAGCGAAGGGTACGAGACATTTCAGGCGCCGAACGGCAAGCTAGCGCTGGAGATCGTTCGAAACGAGTCGCCGGATCTGGTTTTGCTTGATATGAAAATTCCCGGCATGGACGGACTTGAGATTCTGAAACACGTGAAAGCCATCAACAAGGAAATCAAAGTCATTATGATGACGGCTTACGGTGAGCTTGACATGATTAAAGAGGCGACCGATCACGGTGCGCTGATGCACTTCACGAAACCGTTCGACATTGACGAGATGCGGCTGGCAGTCAATATGCAGCTCCGCAGCGGCGAGTCCGGCGGATGGTACGCGGTGGGATCCTAA
- a CDS encoding CTP synthase, whose product MTKYIFVTGGVVSSLGKGITAASLGRLLKNRGLKVTIQKFDPYINVDPGTMSPYQHGEVFVTDDGAETDLDLGHYERFIDINLSKNSNVTTGKIYSTVITKERRGEYLGGTVQVIPHITNEIKDRVFRAGKETGSDVVITEIGGTVGDIESLPFLEAIRQIKSDIGRENVMYIHVTLIPYIKAAGEVKTKPTQHSVKELRSIGIQPNVIVCRTEYPLAEDMKRKIALFCDIDENAVVECRDASTLYEVPLNLREEGLDEIVVNHLKLTTDQPDMTEWEDLVRRVKQLSRTTEIAIVGKYVALHDAYLSIVESLSHAGFDADADVKVRWVNAEELTEHNVADRLQGVHGILVPGGFGDRGIEGKIIAIRHARENNVPFFGICLGMQVAVIEYARHVTGFKDANSSEINPLTPYPVIDLLPEQKDIEDMGGTMRLGLYPCKLAPGSLAEREYNDELVYERHRHRYEFNNEFREKIVNSGLKITGTSPDGHLVEIVELPEHPWFLAVQFHPEFTSRPNRPQSLFRGFVRAALQLAES is encoded by the coding sequence GTGACTAAGTACATTTTCGTAACAGGCGGTGTTGTTTCGTCGCTTGGCAAAGGTATTACGGCAGCTTCACTTGGGCGGTTGCTCAAGAACCGCGGTCTTAAAGTGACCATTCAGAAATTTGATCCGTACATTAACGTCGACCCGGGAACGATGAGCCCGTACCAGCACGGCGAAGTGTTCGTAACGGACGACGGCGCGGAAACGGATTTGGATTTGGGTCACTACGAGCGTTTCATCGATATCAACCTGTCCAAGAATAGCAACGTCACGACGGGCAAGATTTATTCGACGGTCATCACCAAGGAACGCCGCGGCGAATACTTGGGCGGTACCGTGCAAGTCATCCCGCATATCACGAATGAAATCAAGGACCGCGTATTCCGCGCGGGCAAAGAAACCGGTTCGGACGTGGTCATCACCGAAATCGGCGGCACGGTCGGCGATATCGAGAGCCTTCCGTTCCTGGAAGCGATTCGTCAAATCAAGAGCGATATCGGACGCGAGAACGTCATGTACATTCACGTGACGCTTATTCCGTATATCAAAGCGGCAGGCGAAGTGAAGACGAAACCGACGCAGCACAGCGTAAAAGAGCTGAGAAGCATCGGCATCCAGCCGAACGTCATCGTATGCCGGACGGAATATCCGCTGGCCGAAGACATGAAGCGCAAAATCGCGCTCTTCTGCGATATCGACGAGAATGCCGTCGTGGAATGCCGCGACGCTTCCACGCTCTATGAAGTTCCTCTCAACCTGCGCGAAGAGGGCTTGGACGAGATCGTCGTCAACCATTTGAAACTGACGACGGACCAGCCTGATATGACGGAGTGGGAAGATCTTGTCCGCCGCGTGAAACAGCTTAGCCGCACGACGGAGATTGCCATCGTCGGTAAGTACGTTGCGCTGCACGATGCGTATCTCAGTATTGTCGAGTCGCTCAGCCATGCCGGCTTCGACGCCGATGCGGACGTGAAAGTCCGCTGGGTGAACGCGGAAGAGCTGACGGAGCATAACGTTGCGGATCGCCTTCAAGGCGTTCACGGAATCTTGGTGCCGGGCGGTTTCGGAGACCGCGGCATCGAAGGCAAGATCATCGCGATCCGCCATGCGCGCGAGAACAATGTGCCGTTCTTCGGTATCTGTCTCGGCATGCAAGTAGCGGTTATCGAGTATGCGCGCCACGTGACGGGTTTCAAGGATGCCAACAGCTCCGAGATTAATCCGCTTACGCCGTATCCGGTTATCGACTTGCTGCCTGAACAGAAGGATATCGAAGACATGGGCGGTACGATGCGTCTTGGTCTGTATCCGTGCAAATTGGCGCCGGGATCGCTTGCGGAGCGCGAATACAATGACGAGCTCGTTTACGAACGTCATCGTCACCGGTACGAATTCAATAATGAATTCCGCGAGAAAATCGTAAACTCGGGCTTGAAGATTACGGGTACTTCGCCTGACGGCCATCTGGTTGAAATCGTAGAGCTGCCGGAACATCCGTGGTTCCTTGCGGTTCAATTCCATCCGGAATTCACGTCGCGTCCGAATCGGCCGCAGTCGCTGTTCCGCGGGTTCGTTCGCGCCGCGCTTCAACTGGCAGAGAGCTAA